A genomic stretch from Anaerolinea thermophila UNI-1 includes:
- a CDS encoding 2-oxoacid:ferredoxin oxidoreductase subunit beta: MADIQALNAIGLSRTDYRGLPSTLCQGCGHNAVSNQIIQAMYEMNIQPEKIVKFSGIGCSSKSPAYFLGRSFAFNGVHGRMPSLATGALFADTSLYGMGVSGDGDTASIGMGQFKHVIRRNLPMVYIVENNGVYGLTKGQFSATAEKGLTLKHEGTNLFLPVDICLEALASNATFVARGFAGDPKQLKELLKAAIKHRGTAVLDIISPCVTFNNKDDTIHSYAFGKEREVRLHDLIFVPARDQLTIEDFEEGTVRDVELYDGSVITLRKLERDYDPTSRSEAFRILEEARERRELITGLIYVEPDAPSIFDLYELPEKPLNRMTEGELRPASQTLNQVHSWLFSNL; this comes from the coding sequence ATGGCAGATATTCAGGCTCTTAATGCAATCGGCCTTTCGCGAACAGATTATCGCGGTTTACCCTCAACTTTATGCCAGGGCTGTGGACATAATGCAGTCTCCAATCAGATTATTCAAGCCATGTACGAAATGAATATCCAGCCCGAGAAAATTGTCAAATTTTCAGGGATTGGATGCTCGAGTAAAAGCCCGGCTTATTTCCTGGGGCGTTCTTTTGCGTTCAACGGTGTGCATGGGCGCATGCCCTCTCTGGCTACGGGTGCCTTGTTTGCCGATACTTCTCTGTACGGCATGGGGGTGAGTGGGGATGGTGACACTGCCAGCATTGGCATGGGGCAGTTCAAGCACGTCATTCGCCGCAATTTGCCCATGGTATATATCGTTGAGAATAACGGGGTTTACGGGTTGACCAAAGGGCAATTTTCTGCCACAGCAGAAAAGGGATTAACCCTGAAACATGAGGGCACGAATTTGTTCCTGCCTGTAGATATTTGTCTGGAAGCCCTGGCATCTAATGCGACCTTTGTGGCGCGTGGGTTTGCCGGAGACCCCAAGCAACTCAAAGAACTGTTGAAAGCGGCGATTAAACATCGCGGTACAGCCGTGCTGGATATCATCAGCCCTTGTGTCACTTTCAATAATAAGGACGATACAATCCACTCTTATGCTTTTGGCAAAGAGCGCGAAGTCCGTTTGCACGATTTGATTTTTGTGCCTGCTCGGGATCAGTTGACCATAGAGGATTTTGAAGAAGGTACTGTGCGGGATGTAGAACTCTATGATGGTTCGGTGATTACCCTGCGGAAGCTGGAAAGGGATTACGATCCAACCAGTCGAAGCGAGGCTTTCCGTATTTTGGAAGAGGCTCGCGAACGGCGTGAATTAATCACCGGCTTAATTTATGTTGAGCCGGACGCCCCTTCAATTTTTGACCTTTACGAGTTGCCTGAAAAGCCCTTAAACCGGATGACGGAGGGAGAATTACGTCCCGCATCCCAAACGCTCAACCAAGTCCATTCATGGCTTTTCAGTAATCTCTAA
- a CDS encoding transposase, translating to MARIAYRLAKQALPMYSHAKSPHHFTLPQLGACVLLMFYLNLSYRDMEEWLLASDAVGKELELPRVPDHTTLQRTYAKIRKADWMRMNETLLEEIGRPEEEGVAADSTGFSPGPASSYYQSRSGKAYRHWAKGVYAVGIVSQFILAMQSGWGPGSDAPYLGYLRRKARRFAKRRAWVLLADSGFDGRTVRPQDLIPPVRRGGNLLAPERRARSELVSAARLDGLYGQRWKTETVNSVIKRKFGQAIRSRKRSLQNREPIIKGLVYNIHR from the coding sequence GTGGCGAGGATCGCCTACCGGCTTGCCAAACAAGCATTACCGATGTATTCACATGCCAAGAGTCCCCATCACTTCACGTTGCCGCAGTTGGGGGCCTGTGTTTTGTTGATGTTCTACCTGAATCTCAGCTATCGCGACATGGAAGAATGGCTGCTGGCAAGCGATGCGGTTGGTAAGGAGCTGGAATTACCGCGTGTTCCCGATCATACGACCCTGCAACGTACCTACGCCAAGATACGCAAAGCGGATTGGATGCGCATGAACGAGACCTTGCTCGAGGAAATCGGACGGCCTGAAGAAGAAGGGGTGGCTGCCGATAGTACCGGCTTCTCACCCGGCCCGGCCAGTTCTTACTACCAAAGCCGTTCGGGAAAAGCCTATCGCCACTGGGCGAAGGGCGTTTATGCCGTTGGAATTGTCTCGCAATTCATCCTTGCGATGCAATCCGGCTGGGGTCCAGGTAGCGATGCCCCTTATCTGGGCTATCTGCGCCGCAAAGCCAGGCGGTTTGCCAAACGTCGGGCTTGGGTCTTGCTGGCCGATTCAGGGTTCGATGGTCGGACTGTCCGGCCTCAAGACTTGATTCCACCCGTTCGGCGAGGTGGAAATTTGCTGGCCCCTGAACGACGAGCAAGAAGCGAGCTTGTCTCTGCGGCTCGCCTGGATGGTCTCTATGGTCAACGCTGGAAGACCGAAACCGTGAATTCGGTCATCAAGCGCAAATTCGGGCAAGCCATCCGCTCGCGGAAACGCAGCCTGCAAAACCGAGAACCGATTATCAAAGGACTGGTCTACAACATACACCGCTAG
- the pyk gene encoding pyruvate kinase — protein sequence MKRRVKIIATLGPACENAETIRAMAEAGMDVARLNFSHGTHEQHAQRIQTVRQISKELGKEITILQDLQGPKLRVGVLPENGVDLYPGELIVLTSKKELPEVPHSAKILPMDVPNLEASVHEGSRVLMDDGNLELRVKEVTPDYIISEVINGGKLRSQKGVNLPEANLGIEGFTEKDQADLMFGLEHGVDAVAMSFVRTAEDIRTVKRAIESWCPEKCSVPLVIAKIELPEAIQNLHEIVHEADGVMVARGDLGVEMSLAEVPTLQKEIIYLANRHAKIVITATQMLETMIQNPRPTRAEASDVANAVFDGTDAVMLSAETAAGKYPVEVIRTMASIVTDAEMNYTMWGHYKDLPREAVQSDALSITWAARELAHDRDVRAIVVFTETGRTALYTSKSRPAVPILAFTPVQETLQKLGLFWGVSAHLVPFANSVESMIQIVEEMLLGKLGFSKGEQIVLISGLPVGAMRQPNFCLLHTLGETYTYSGNDKKA from the coding sequence TTGAAAAGGCGCGTCAAAATTATCGCCACCCTGGGCCCTGCCTGTGAAAATGCTGAGACCATTCGTGCCATGGCAGAAGCCGGAATGGATGTTGCTCGCTTGAACTTCTCTCATGGCACCCATGAACAACACGCTCAACGCATTCAAACTGTTCGACAAATTTCCAAAGAACTGGGAAAAGAAATTACCATTTTACAAGACCTTCAGGGACCCAAGTTGAGAGTTGGCGTTTTACCCGAGAATGGGGTTGATCTTTATCCCGGTGAATTGATTGTACTCACTTCAAAAAAAGAACTCCCGGAAGTTCCTCATTCTGCCAAAATCCTTCCCATGGATGTGCCTAATTTGGAAGCAAGCGTTCATGAAGGCAGCCGTGTGTTGATGGATGATGGGAATCTGGAACTCAGGGTCAAAGAGGTCACCCCTGATTACATTATCAGCGAAGTGATCAACGGGGGAAAACTTCGTTCACAGAAAGGGGTGAATCTGCCCGAAGCCAACCTGGGAATAGAAGGATTCACGGAAAAAGACCAAGCCGACTTAATGTTTGGACTGGAACATGGTGTAGATGCTGTGGCGATGTCGTTTGTGCGAACAGCCGAAGACATTCGCACCGTCAAGAGAGCCATTGAATCCTGGTGTCCCGAAAAGTGCTCTGTGCCTCTGGTAATTGCCAAAATTGAACTTCCCGAAGCCATCCAAAATTTACACGAAATCGTTCATGAAGCCGATGGTGTCATGGTAGCACGGGGCGATTTAGGAGTGGAAATGTCTCTGGCGGAGGTACCAACCCTCCAGAAAGAGATTATCTACCTAGCGAATCGTCACGCCAAGATTGTCATTACGGCCACTCAAATGCTGGAAACCATGATTCAAAATCCCCGCCCCACCCGCGCTGAGGCATCGGACGTGGCAAACGCGGTTTTTGATGGCACAGATGCCGTCATGCTTTCTGCTGAAACCGCTGCAGGGAAATATCCTGTTGAAGTGATTCGAACCATGGCATCTATCGTCACTGATGCTGAAATGAATTACACCATGTGGGGACATTACAAGGATTTACCCCGAGAAGCCGTCCAAAGCGACGCGCTGTCGATTACCTGGGCAGCACGAGAACTCGCTCACGACCGAGATGTGAGAGCCATTGTCGTTTTTACCGAGACCGGTCGAACGGCTTTATACACCTCAAAATCCCGCCCCGCTGTTCCCATCCTTGCATTCACCCCGGTTCAGGAAACCCTTCAAAAACTGGGACTGTTTTGGGGGGTTAGCGCCCATCTTGTACCGTTTGCTAACTCAGTAGAAAGCATGATTCAGATTGTTGAAGAAATGCTTTTGGGGAAATTGGGATTTTCTAAAGGCGAACAAATTGTACTCATTTCAGGCTTACCTGTTGGAGCAATGAGACAACCCAATTTCTGCCTACTCCACACCCTTGGAGAAACCTACACCTATTCTGGTAACGATAAAAAGGCATGA
- a CDS encoding FadR/GntR family transcriptional regulator, translating into MASPEHQNLSFLSPFLQYLAEVGKKGDSLPPLTTISEHLGISLASLREQLEVARALGLVEVRPRVGVRVLPYSLKPALLQSAGFAIQMDETHFAQFSDLRKQVEAGFWYQGVLSMSPADRHSLLSLVERAEEKLRRNPPQLPHEEHRELHLSMYRKLNNPFVLGILEAYWDLYEAIGLAYYTDMNYLCRVWDYHRRMVEAILNENLDLGFQLLMEHAGLLTQRQHPDIAPRFE; encoded by the coding sequence ATGGCTTCACCGGAGCACCAAAATTTGTCTTTTCTCAGCCCTTTCCTGCAGTACCTTGCTGAAGTTGGTAAAAAAGGGGATTCCCTTCCACCTTTGACAACGATTAGCGAGCATCTGGGGATCAGCCTTGCTTCTTTGCGAGAACAACTGGAAGTGGCTAGAGCACTGGGATTGGTAGAGGTTCGTCCCAGGGTGGGGGTACGAGTTCTTCCATACTCTCTGAAACCAGCCTTGCTTCAAAGTGCAGGGTTCGCCATTCAAATGGATGAGACTCACTTTGCTCAATTTTCGGACTTGCGAAAACAGGTGGAGGCAGGCTTCTGGTACCAGGGGGTCCTGAGTATGAGTCCTGCCGACCGCCATTCTCTACTTTCTCTGGTAGAAAGAGCAGAAGAAAAATTACGCAGGAATCCCCCTCAACTTCCTCACGAAGAGCATCGCGAACTGCACTTAAGCATGTATCGCAAACTTAACAATCCATTTGTGTTGGGTATTTTGGAAGCCTACTGGGACTTGTACGAAGCGATTGGTTTGGCTTATTACACCGATATGAACTATCTATGCAGGGTGTGGGATTATCATCGCCGTATGGTAGAAGCCATTCTCAATGAGAATCTCGATCTCGGTTTCCAATTATTGATGGAACATGCAGGATTGCTTACCCAGCGTCAGCATCCTGATATTGCTCCTCGATTTGAATGA
- a CDS encoding sulfurtransferase, producing MKSIRDLIQTEELDQILGNPEVVIVDCRFDLFQTEWGREQYRHSHIPGAYYAHLDEDLSGVRTPQTGRHPLPETEAFVRLLSAWGVTPNSLVVAYDQNGGAFAARLWWMLRYWGHERACVLDGGWEKWIRERRKTSTEIPAPSKGTPWLTPKNDWLISTEEMASILGNNQWKIIDARAPQRYSGEEEPIDPVAGHIPGALNRFHGFNLAPDSTFLPPDTLRQQFLELLGETSPDHTIVYCGSGVTSCHHLLAMSIAGLGMGKLYAGSWSEWIRDPNRPIRRGNQP from the coding sequence ATGAAAAGCATCCGAGACCTTATCCAAACGGAAGAACTCGATCAAATTTTGGGCAATCCCGAAGTGGTCATTGTGGACTGCCGGTTTGATCTGTTTCAAACAGAATGGGGCAGAGAACAATACCGGCACTCCCATATTCCCGGAGCATACTACGCCCACCTCGATGAAGATTTAAGTGGAGTTCGCACCCCACAAACGGGCAGGCATCCTCTTCCAGAAACCGAAGCCTTTGTCAGACTACTCTCTGCCTGGGGAGTTACCCCCAATTCACTTGTAGTAGCCTATGATCAAAATGGGGGAGCATTTGCCGCACGTTTGTGGTGGATGCTTCGGTATTGGGGGCATGAAAGGGCCTGTGTGTTGGATGGAGGATGGGAGAAATGGATACGCGAAAGAAGAAAAACCTCTACCGAAATTCCTGCCCCATCCAAGGGTACTCCATGGCTTACGCCAAAAAATGATTGGCTCATTTCCACGGAAGAGATGGCTTCGATCCTTGGGAACAATCAATGGAAAATTATTGATGCCCGAGCACCCCAACGATACAGCGGAGAAGAAGAGCCTATTGATCCTGTAGCCGGGCATATTCCCGGTGCTCTCAATCGTTTCCACGGCTTTAATCTGGCACCTGATAGCACCTTTCTTCCTCCCGATACCTTACGGCAACAATTTTTGGAACTTCTTGGAGAAACTTCTCCTGACCATACAATCGTATATTGTGGTTCTGGTGTGACTTCCTGCCATCACCTGCTGGCGATGTCCATCGCTGGCTTGGGAATGGGCAAATTGTACGCTGGTTCGTGGAGTGAGTGGATTCGTGATCCCAATCGCCCCATTCGACGGGGTAACCAACCATGA
- the rocD gene encoding ornithine--oxo-acid transaminase, translating into MKSEYFIELEEKHGAHNYHPLDVVIERAQGVWVYDVEGNQYLDCLSAYSALNQGHVHPKILQAMIEQASRVTLTSRAFRNDQLPLLYKELSELTGYDMSLPMNSGAEAVETAVKLARKWAYEVKKVPKYEAEIIVASGNFHGRTTTIISFSTEPAYKEPFGPFTPGFVVVPYGDADALEKAITPNTAAVLLEPIQGEAGVIIPPAGYLKKVAEICQRNQVLFIADEIQTGLGRTGKLFASHHENVRPDMVVIGKALSGGFYPVSAVLADEPLMGLFQPGEHGSTFGGNPLAAAIARAAIRVLQEENLIENAAVQGEYFIEQLAEIPSKHIKEVRGKGLLIGVELKPEAGGARRFCEALKEQGILAKETHMHVIRFAPPLIIDRATIDWALPKIREVLTSL; encoded by the coding sequence ATGAAATCTGAATACTTCATTGAACTGGAAGAAAAACACGGTGCCCATAACTACCATCCTTTGGATGTAGTTATCGAGCGAGCCCAGGGGGTCTGGGTGTATGATGTAGAGGGGAATCAATACTTGGATTGCCTTTCGGCTTATTCTGCTCTCAACCAGGGACATGTGCACCCCAAAATTCTGCAGGCGATGATTGAACAGGCATCGCGGGTCACATTAACCTCAAGGGCATTCCGCAATGACCAGTTACCTCTCCTGTACAAAGAACTCTCAGAACTGACTGGTTACGACATGTCGCTCCCCATGAACAGTGGGGCAGAGGCGGTAGAGACAGCGGTTAAACTGGCACGCAAATGGGCATACGAAGTCAAGAAAGTTCCCAAATATGAGGCTGAAATCATCGTGGCCAGCGGGAACTTCCATGGTCGTACAACCACCATCATTTCCTTCTCTACTGAACCTGCATATAAAGAGCCCTTTGGGCCCTTTACACCGGGTTTTGTAGTTGTGCCTTATGGCGATGCTGATGCACTGGAAAAAGCAATTACCCCGAATACGGCAGCAGTGCTTTTGGAACCCATCCAGGGAGAAGCCGGGGTCATCATCCCGCCGGCTGGATATCTGAAAAAGGTAGCAGAGATTTGCCAGAGAAATCAAGTGCTTTTCATCGCCGATGAAATCCAAACCGGACTGGGACGCACAGGGAAACTCTTTGCCAGCCATCATGAAAATGTTCGCCCGGATATGGTAGTGATTGGCAAAGCTCTCTCAGGAGGGTTCTATCCCGTTTCTGCCGTACTGGCAGATGAACCACTTATGGGTTTATTCCAACCCGGTGAACATGGCTCTACATTCGGTGGCAACCCGCTTGCCGCTGCCATTGCCCGTGCTGCCATTCGAGTGCTTCAGGAAGAGAACTTAATTGAGAATGCCGCGGTACAGGGTGAATACTTCATTGAACAACTGGCAGAAATTCCCAGCAAACACATTAAAGAAGTGCGCGGAAAAGGCTTGCTCATCGGCGTTGAGTTAAAGCCTGAAGCCGGCGGCGCCCGTCGATTCTGCGAAGCTTTGAAGGAACAGGGAATCCTGGCTAAAGAAACCCATATGCATGTGATTCGCTTTGCACCGCCACTCATCATTGACCGAGCAACCATTGACTGGGCACTCCCCAAAATCCGAGAAGTTCTCACCAGTCTGTAA
- a CDS encoding 2-oxoacid:acceptor oxidoreductase subunit alpha translates to MPLTEQLETVSSPQVNPEVINDFAITFCTVNGSGSATANLTVMRALFKMGIPVSGKNIFPSNIQGLPTWYTIRVSKDGYVGRVEKDNIIVAMNPATFVKDLEFLVPGGVVLYNEDIKTPPNRDDLIYYPMPVKQLIKTVEIPSQLRDFVSNMVYVGILSYLLDIDLNAVHAALEFHFKGKKTPIESNMAVIQNAYQWAKENLQKKDPYKVAPMDKTKGKLLADGNTAAALGSIYGGVQFVSWYPITPASSLPEALIEYLPKLRTDPETGKQNYVVVQAEDEIAAIGMLVGAGWAGLRAMTATAGPGLSLMSEYMGLAYFAEVPLVVWDVQRVGPSTGLPTRTAQGDITEVYFMSHGDTQYIQLFPGNINECFEFGWRAFDIAERLQMPVVVMSDLDLGMNNWMCDPFEYPQTPMDRGKVLWEKDLEAILQKNEGKWGRYLDVDGDGIPYRTLPGNLHPKSAYFARGTGHDEFAGYSEDPEVWERVLNRLAKKWETAKQYIPENVLYPRDGAEIGIIAVGSTEPAILEALDLLEQEGIKADYLRIRAFPLKEDVQKFIESHQRIYVVEINRDGQLRQILMINYPQNAGKLIQVSRINGLPLSARWIRDEILAQERK, encoded by the coding sequence ATGCCACTCACAGAACAACTTGAAACGGTTTCCTCTCCTCAGGTCAATCCGGAAGTGATTAATGATTTTGCTATCACCTTCTGTACGGTGAATGGTTCCGGAAGTGCCACAGCCAATCTCACGGTGATGCGTGCCCTGTTCAAGATGGGAATTCCGGTCTCGGGTAAGAATATTTTCCCGTCGAATATTCAGGGGTTGCCCACCTGGTACACTATTCGGGTTAGCAAAGATGGGTATGTCGGACGGGTTGAGAAGGACAACATTATTGTGGCTATGAATCCCGCCACGTTTGTGAAGGACTTGGAATTTCTGGTCCCTGGTGGTGTGGTTCTCTACAATGAAGACATCAAAACCCCTCCCAATCGAGACGATCTCATTTATTACCCTATGCCTGTCAAACAATTAATTAAGACGGTGGAAATCCCTTCCCAGTTGCGTGATTTTGTCTCTAACATGGTATATGTCGGGATTCTCTCTTATTTGCTGGATATAGACCTGAACGCGGTGCATGCTGCACTGGAGTTTCACTTCAAGGGCAAAAAGACACCGATAGAGAGCAACATGGCGGTTATTCAAAACGCCTATCAATGGGCAAAAGAAAACCTCCAGAAGAAAGATCCTTACAAAGTTGCTCCAATGGATAAGACGAAGGGAAAACTCCTTGCAGACGGCAATACAGCGGCGGCATTGGGGAGTATTTATGGAGGAGTACAGTTTGTTTCCTGGTATCCCATCACTCCAGCATCTTCTCTTCCAGAGGCATTGATTGAATACCTTCCCAAACTGCGCACCGACCCGGAAACCGGCAAACAAAATTACGTGGTTGTACAGGCAGAAGATGAGATTGCTGCTATTGGCATGCTGGTAGGCGCTGGCTGGGCTGGCTTACGTGCCATGACGGCAACCGCTGGCCCCGGTTTGAGCCTGATGAGCGAATATATGGGGCTGGCGTATTTTGCCGAGGTTCCACTGGTCGTCTGGGATGTTCAGCGAGTGGGACCGAGCACCGGTTTACCCACCCGCACTGCTCAGGGAGATATTACGGAAGTCTATTTTATGAGCCATGGTGACACTCAATACATCCAGCTATTCCCAGGAAACATCAATGAGTGTTTCGAGTTCGGCTGGAGAGCGTTCGACATTGCCGAGCGCCTGCAAATGCCTGTAGTGGTGATGAGTGACCTTGATCTTGGAATGAACAACTGGATGTGCGACCCATTTGAGTATCCCCAGACTCCAATGGACCGGGGGAAGGTTTTGTGGGAAAAAGACCTCGAAGCAATTCTTCAGAAGAATGAGGGGAAGTGGGGAAGGTACCTGGACGTAGATGGTGACGGCATCCCTTACCGTACTCTTCCCGGGAATCTGCATCCCAAGAGCGCCTATTTTGCTCGCGGTACCGGACACGATGAATTTGCCGGTTACTCCGAAGATCCAGAAGTTTGGGAGCGCGTTCTTAATCGGCTGGCAAAGAAGTGGGAAACGGCGAAACAATATATTCCAGAGAACGTGCTTTATCCCAGAGATGGTGCGGAGATTGGCATCATCGCGGTGGGGTCAACCGAACCAGCCATTTTAGAGGCGCTGGACTTGCTGGAACAGGAAGGAATTAAGGCAGATTATCTCCGCATCCGGGCTTTCCCTCTCAAAGAGGACGTACAAAAATTTATCGAGTCTCACCAGCGAATCTATGTTGTGGAAATCAATCGAGATGGACAATTACGACAGATTTTGATGATCAATTACCCTCAGAATGCCGGGAAACTCATTCAAGTTTCCAGGATTAACGGTTTGCCCTTAAGTGCGCGCTGGATCCGAGATGAGATTTTGGCACAGGAAAGGAAATAA